The segment GGGACAGAGAAATGAGGATAGAAGTCAAGCACCTAAGTGACCAGGTCACTTTATTAGACTCTTTAGGTCTCTCAAATGGTAGCTAGAAGGAGAGAAATATTGGAAATcgctttttaaaagtttattttcctAAGGGTTGTGTGAAAAAAGATTATGTAATTCTTCAGACACATTTTGGCTATTTCCTTGTGTACGCTCCTGTGCAAAGAAGCAGTAGAGCCCAGCTAAGGAAAACTGTGTAAAAGTGATAGACGTTTAGGCAACAGCATTTGAGGTCAGAGTAAACAGGCATATTCCCAGTAGACTGGCTTAAAAGTAGATACGTACACTGCCTGGAAGCATTCACTCAGCTCTGTGCTCCTGGTCAAatcccattcatttttttctttgttcctgtCATTACTTTTCCAGTTCTTCCTTTGTTCGGTTTATGTGCCAATGTGCACAGAGAAGATCAACATCCCCATCGGCCCGTGCGGTGGCATGTGTCTTTCAGTCAAGAGACGATGTGAACCAGTCCTGAAAGAATTTGGGTTTGCCTGGCCGGACAGCCTGAACTGCAGCAAGTTCCCACCCCAGAACGACCACAACCACATGTGCATGGAAGGACCAGGTGACGAAGAGGTACCCTTGCCCCACAAAACTCCCATCCAGCCGGGGGAAGAGTGCCACTCCGTGGGAACCAATTCCGATCAGTACATCTGGGTGAAAAGGAGCCTGAACTGTGTTCTCAAGTGTGGCTACGATGCTGGCTTGTACAGCCGCTCAGCTAAGGAGTTCACGGATATTTGGATGGCCGTGTGGGCCAGCCTCTGCTTCATCTCTACCACCTTCACTGTGCTGACCTTCCTGATTGATTCGTCCAGGTTTTCTTACCCTGAGCGCCCCATCATATTCCTCAGTATGTGCTATAATATTTATAGCATTGCTTATATTGTTCGGCTTACTGTAGGCCGGGAAAGGATATCCTGTGATTTTGAAGAGGCGGCAGAACCCGTTCTCATCCAAGAGGGACTTAAGAACACAGGATGTGCAATAATTTTCTTGCTGATGTACTTTTTTGGAATGGCCAGCTCCATTTGGTGGGTTATTCTGACACTCACTTGGTTTTTGGCAGCCGGACTCAAGTGGGGTCACGAAGCCATTGAAATGCACAGTTCTTATTTCCACATCGCAGCCTGGGCTATCCCTGCCGTGAAAACCATTGTCATCTTGATTATGAGACTAGTGGATGCCGATGAGCTGACTGGCCTGTGCTATGTCGGGAACCAAAGCCTAGATGCCCTCACCGGCTTTGTGGTGGCACCTCTCTTTACCTATTTGGTGATTGGAACTCTATTCATTGCTGCAGGCTTGGTGGCCCTCTTCAAAATTCGGTCAAATCTTCAAAAAGATGGGACCAAGACAGACAAGTTGGAAAGGCTAATGGTCAAGATCGGGGTCTTCTCGGTCCTGTACACGGTTCCTGCGACCTGTGTGATTGCCTGTTATTTCTATGAAATCTCAAACTGGGCACTCTTTCGGTATTCTGCAGATGACTCAAACATGGCAGTTGAAATGTTGAAAATTTTTATGTCTTTGCTCGTGGGCATCACTTCAGGCATGTGGATTTGGTCTGCCAAAACTCTTCACACGTGGCAAAAATGTTCTAACCGATTGGTGAATTCTGGGAAggtaaagagagagaagagggggaatgGTTGGGTGAAGCCAGGGAAAGGCAACGAAACTGTGGTGTAGGACTAGCTAGCTTCCACTTTCCTCATTTTGAAGGAAAGGATGCAGTGAATCTCAGTTTGAACAAACTAGAAACacttcagcacacacacacacacacacacacacacacacacacacacgtcagccCACCACCCCTCACCCAACTCAGCGTCAGAACACTAATGATTTTGATGTAGACTTTGGAATGGTCCAAAATGGAAAAGCCAGTTCGAGGCTTTCAAAGCTGTGAAAACTCAAAACGTCAATCACTTTAGCAGGTCACACAGCTTGGAGTCTGAGGAGGTCTCCCTGAGATTCCTAAGTCCAAGACTGATGGCGTCTGCTCCTACTGGGTGGGACTTCAGCTGTGAGTTAATAGCGTGCAAGGagaaagattaatttttaaaactcttttaaattttaaatagtaACTAGGTCTTGCAGATAGCAAAGTGATCTATAAACACTGGAAATGCTGGGTTGGGAGACGTGGTGCAGAGTTTTATAGTTTGGCTGGCCTAACATaaacatcttctggcctccactgtcTGCTGTTTAGAACTCTGGAGCGCACTCCCAAGAGGTGGTGTCAAAATCCTTCAGTGCCTTTGTCGTAAAACAGAATTGTTTGAGCAAACAAAAGTACTGTACTAACACACATAAGGTATCCAATGGATTTCTCTCTGTTCTTAAATTTCAACGTCCCTAATTCTAGGCAGCCCCTGTTTTCTTCACTTTACACTAATGActcaaaaaaaagttatttttataggAATTTTTTTGCACTGCAGCATGCCTaatgagaggaaaaggaaaggtgaTTCATTTTCTGACAATCACTTAATTCAGAGGAAAATGAGATTTACTAAGTTGACTTACCTTACCGACCCCAGAGACCTATTGCATTTAGCTACGTTAGCAATTGggacttaaaatattttagtttgtGTGATTGCATCTAGGCAGACGCCAGTCTGGAAGAACTGAAATGTTAAATTTCTTGGCAACTTTGCATTCACACAGATTAACTGTGTAATTTGTGTGTGTCAATTACAATTAAAAGCACATTCTTGGACCATGACATAGTATACTCAATTGACTTTAAAACTgtggtcaacttgcattcttagTGTGATAGTGCCTTTCCCCCCCTGTAGCATAAGAATGTTATCAGAGTTTGGTCTGCTTGCCACAATGGAGACTTATTCAACTTTGCAAAGGCAACTAAGGACAGCAGATCCAAATACTTGGTGCATAATTGTTCCTTAGTAATGGGCAAAGGCTCCTTATAAGATTTCATTGGAGGCAGTGTGGCCTGGAGTATTTATATGATGCCTAATGAACCTCCAGAAtgccagccagaagctggattgGTTAGCAGGGGATACGGTGTAGACCGAGTGAAATGAGCTGCAAAGTCTAACAGCGCAAGTCTTAATTGCCTTTTCTGGGGTATCCAAAGCCTTTAAAATTTATGCTTTAAGTCCCTCACAAGGGGGTACCCGCTAGCAACCTATCAAAAGCTGAAGTTCCTTTAAAATCATGACTGGCCTTTTGCTTAACCTGCCTTAGGCCTTTTAATCACCAGATCTCTGGGACAAAACATTGTACATGCCACAGGTTGCTCTCCTTGTGTTTCACACTCGCCTGCTTCAGCAACTGCAGTTGTTCATTGAGTGGAGTTTATAGTAAGAGAGCTCTTAATGTTTTGTCCAGTCACACTTTGTAGAGAAACATGTCAGCGACTCCAAATCCCAAATAGGTGTgcagattcattctctctctctctctctctctctctctctctctctctctctctctctctctctctcccccttccctccctccctccctccctccctccctccctccctcccttcctccctctcggTTTGAGCTTTGTCTCTGACTGTATATTTTACTTTCTCCCCATACCCTTTGGTTTTGCaagttctgtagatgtctgttaccAAGATGCATATAAGACCCATAGTTGTGTTTGAAAAGGAGAGTCGTGGGGCTTGTGAGATAGAGATCTCGGTGAACCTGGATGGCCCCTGGTCATTTTCAGTCTGAGTACCTAAACTGGACTGGGGCATAAGGCTCCAGGAGCATGAGAACTGATCCACGGAAGGGCCAGTTTAACTCCTGAATGTGCTGCTTCTGAGCACATTCTGGGGCGAAATGGACACGCCCCGTGCTGCTTGCAGACAGTTCCCATAGCTGTCCAGGGCCCTGGAGTGTGCACCCAAGGGCAGATTCTGCCCTTACTCACGCTCTGCTTCGGTGTCTTGGGAGTTGTGCAGTGACTCTGGCACAGGAAAGGGATGAAGAGCAAGGCAGTAGCTGACTAGCCAGGCTGTACAGGCTTCCTAAAGCAATTCTCTTTGTAATGCTTCAGTGATTGTAGGGCCAGGACTGCAGCCTCCAAAGAGCAAGCTGTAGGTGCTGGGCTTGTTTCAACAATAACCATGGCAACAGCAACCCCTTAGGTGAAACCAGCCACCTGCGTTCTGAATTCTAGAGCCAGTGAGTGTACTGACACTTTTTCTATCTTCTCAAGCACTTTGCCCTTTCAGGGGGAAGTTAATGTTTGAGCAAAGGGACCTGGCAGTTCAGACTAGTTTAATAGTCTCAACAACACCACAGAGTTTCCGGCCGTCCCTTTCCTATCTCATGCACACTGGAGAGAAATGGCTCCACTTTCCAGGAAATGAACTCGGTGACTGAGGAGTCCCTTACAATGCCCGACAAGAACCTGTATCACTTCTTCCCATCATTACCACAAATCTCTTTCTAGGTCTCTCTACCTCCCCCATAATTCCTTCTAAATTAATGGCAGAAAGCACCAGCTCTGGTTCATGACAATCTTCATATAAACTCCCTAGGAAAACAGAGTAGGCCCGAAGAACTGGCTCCAGCATCTAACTGTGGCTTTGGGGATAGGAGGGTCAGGGTTTGGGTTGTTCCGTGGGACTTACACAGGCATATTTGAGGACAGCGGCATGCTGAGGAGAAAGTAAggtttgttttccttcctctgAGATCTGGAGTACGTATGCACAATTGTAATTTTCAAGGAAAGTCCTCAAGTTTCAGATATTCTACTAAGCACAACTAAGGGCACCACTGTCCAACCTCCTCTTTGATAAACTACTTGATCTTGCTTCATAAAAGCCAGACCATAAAGCACAGGAGCCCTGTGTAGGGTAGAAGTGGCCAGAGCCACCTGGCTGAGCTACTCAGCTGAtcatatctttcttcctttacGGTGACCCACTTCCTGGTTGCTGAGATGGCTTCGGAGCTGGCACGGTGCCCAGAGGCCTGAAACAAGGGACAGGTGACAGACACTATTTCCTTAGAGTTCCCTTTCTGTCATTCCCTCACGTGTACCCTAACCCTCATGTCCATAAAGCCAGAACCAGAGACCTATCATTACCAGATTCTGACCTGTGGTCACATTTAACTCGTCCAACTGTGTACTCAGCCCTTTGCTCACAGAATTTAGTGTCTTTGGTATTGAGTGCAATGTTGGGCCATGGGACATCGCGATGAAGTTGACATCCTCAGTCCCCAAAGAGCAGGTACACTTGAAAGAGGTCTCACCCATGAGTGGCAGTTAGGAAGGGAAACCAAGAGGGCATGGACTTTGGCAGGAAGTGCTTCATGTGTAAATTCTATCCTGAGACGGAGGGCAGTGGAGAAAGTTGCCATCCCTACCAGTCATGACGAGCCCCCGGACTTGGGCAGTGCTCTTTGTCTTCTTATTGTATTTGACTTCAGAGTCCCCGTCtgagtgtgcagtgtgtctgtcaAAGGACCCAGGTTATCTTTTTCCCTTCATGCCTAGGACAAAGAACTTGGAACTCCCGAGAGAGCATTTTGCTCCTACAAATGATCAGATACTGAAGTCCCAAGTAATAGATCTTGTTCCACTGGCTCCTGGAtcgagttctctgctcctgccttTCCCCATGCAGTTTGTGCAGTAATGGCCCAGTGCCAAGAGGAAGTGTATcacgcccccaccccacccagacaTGCTTGTTCCCCTGAAAATCACGTTtgtgtcatcatcatcatcatcatcatcatcaccatcaccatcaccatcaccatcacttgTCTTTGTCTTTCATTTGCCTTATTTTCCTTCTAAGCAGCGCTCAATTCCTAGTAGTCTCCCGAGCAGTTGGTAAAGAGTCTCGAATGAGCCACTTCCTCAAAGCACTCGTGCCTGCCAGAGCTCCCGGAATGTTCCGCTAGTGACTAGTGTCATCCCGGAAAGCTGAAACAGGGTGACAACAACTCTGCCCCACGAAGCTCAGGTTCGTCTCCCCTCCCAGGTTGAGCACATTTCAAAGTCCTGAGAGTTTAGCAGGCTGGGGCCTTGACTTTACTGTGGCTGTGGGGAGCGGTAAGTTggtttctagaatttccatagtgCCACATCCAGACACTTCTGAGTTCTTCTACCTCACAGGGACGGTGTGAGGCTATAGAAGGCCTCGGGGTGAGGCCCCTTGGCTCTTCATAAGAAGGATGAACTAAAATAATAATCCCAGTCTGCAAGCCGATAAAATACAGTTAGAAGTCTTTTGTGCAGCAGTTTACCCAGATGCTCTCTGCCTTTTACGTGGATCCTCGTGCCTTTCAGTAACTGCAGAACCCTGGAGGCAACCTGGGGCCATTCGGATGCTTAGTGTAGAGGTACCTGGCAAACCCCTGCTATCCATGCCCTGAACAAATTGCTGAATTTCCAAGGAAATATATCCCCCTTTTTAAGGATGTACAAAAGTGTGTCTACATTGATGTCTGTACTGTAAATTTCTAATTTATCACTGTATTAAAAAACTTGctatttaatttttgtattaaaggaaaataaagtttTGTTTATTGACAggtgtgtgctgtgttgtgtttCTGAAGGTATGTGACAGTCCTTGGGAAGCATACATGCCCAGACCTGAGAAAGGGAAGGATTGGTTTGTTTGGCAAATGGAGAGAGGCTCTTTGACTCATGCTATTTTTTCCTTGTGGGATTTCTCCTGGGTCATCAAATCCCCACAATCTAAGGTCAATGAAAGCAAGTAGATCACATGATGCTTTGGACATAACCATAGTTCTCAAGCTGTTATCCCAATGATACCTTCCCACTCTTGGTATTTCCAAGAGTGGTCATCTTTCAGTTTGAGGTTTAAAATCAGATTTCTTACTGCTACTGGAACTCCAAATCTCTTACACAGTGGATCTATTTTTTGTATATCTCATTCTTccggtggtgatggtgggggctGTCATTTTGGGCTAACTTTGTAAGTTGCCTGGTCTCTGTCCCTATATCGAGAGAAATCTCTGGACTATGCAGCTATGTGAGCATTGGAGGTATGGTGTGCTCAGTAGTACAATGCTTGCCCAGCGCATGTGAGGCTCTGGGCTTGACACCCAAcagtgcaaaacaaaacaaagtcagcAGGACACTGTCATCATACCTAGTAATATGGACCACACAGAAAACAGGACAGCTGCTGATGTCTCCATTGAGATTATCCCTCTTGCTTTGCTTAAAGTTCTTGCCACCTTTTAGCTGCATTTGAATGCCACCCTTCTTGGGGGTGAGTAAAAAATTCTGCAGAGGTATTTGTAATATTACTCTCCTTATCTGCAGATTTCTGGTATAACTTTATCTCAAACCCAAATGAAGGGAGGCGTGTAATTTAAATTCTCTTCCCTGTAAGTCAGGCTGTGTTTCTCATTCCATTACCCACTTATTAAGTAGTTACGAAGTTAAAGGAAAGTCAACACAATCTGGAACGAGTTCATACTAATCCTTGCACTTGTAGAAACACTTTCCAATAGAAAATACTGTACGTGGCTTTGTTTTATTCTTGGGGTGTTTCTGAAGTAAGTAGGGCAAGTGTTGCTTGCagagagagaaaccaagactTTCAGAGGGTAAGAGTAACTCAGTGGGGCAGACAGATGGCCAGAGGATCTCATGTCTGGgacttgggattttgtttttcttctacatGGGATTTTGTCTCATTTTATATTCCTATGGTTTACATTGTGTCCTCCCTCAAAAGTCCTAATCCTGGATATCCGTGATTATCACCTTATTTGGAAAGGGGGACTTGGTAGATGCAattaaatgagaaagaaaaaagctcATATTACATTGGAAGTGTATCTCAATCCTGTAACTGTTGTCTGTCAAATAGAGATACACTTAGACACAGGCACATAGGGAAATGCCACATACTTAAAGACTTTGAAGTTCTGTAGCCATaggtcaagaaagaaaacattaaagtTTTCTAGAGTCTTCCTGAAACAAGAACAAAGTCATGAAGAATTCTCCTAGGAGCTTCCAGAAGGAATCATTGATTTCAGGTTTCTAGTTTCCAAAGATGTATGAGAGTGAAATTCggttattttttatttgcctGTAGAGATCTCTTGCCATGGAGACCTTGGGGGAACTGAAACAAACTCTATCTTTTGGTTTCATTAATGCACAGAGTTCATCAGGACAATGTGACGACTGGGCAGGCATCCTTCACAACTATGAGTCGTGCCTGTGAGCTTCTGTGTCTTAGGGATTAAAAATCATAATCACTACAGTAAATAGTTCTATCCGTGAACTGGCCACCTCTAGAGTAAACTCCATGATCCTTGACACTCAGCTAGTTTAAAACGAACTTGGCTGatctcccacccacctacccccagTGGGAGATCTGTGCATGGGGCCAAGACCCTAACTGGAATGCAGGCTAAGGATTTCCAGCATTTCTGTGCTGAGAACTGAgttttccctttcccatttttagCCTTCACATGCGATCATAATTTTAAAGTTGAGCTGACTCTTGACCAAAGAggtcagcctcagcctcctgtttTTGGAGGTTCTGTGCACAGAAATAAACTACACTGGGAGAAGAGCTCAAAACTTCTTAGTTTTTCTTCTCCAAGCAGTAGAGTTGGTAGAATTGAGAGGATCTATCCAGTGTTCTGCAATTGTGTTGCCCTACAGAGATTTAGCACAAACTGCTGCAAAATGGACCTGGCCATCACCCGAGGTTCCTagagagctctgctctcttcCTTCAGGTTTCTCCATCCCGAGGTTATGAGATCCATGGCTGATTGATCAGCAGCCTGCCATGGCAAAGGATTCTGACCTACATTCCCAGGATGAGAAGAGACAGCACTGAGTGAATTACATTTCATCGCCCATCAGTTGCTTACGGTTCCGCTAGCCTCCCACCAAGAATCCTGTCCCCACGAAGAAGGAAGTTTTAAATACTTCCTCTGGGGACTCccagtttgggggtggggtggggggaagaaagaaggaaatggcaataaaattgaaaaaagatcACAAGTTCTGCAACAGTACCTAAGCACGGTAGCCACCTACAGGTTGAGCATAAGACTCCAAAGAGAACAAACTTTACGTAGATAATAACAAAGAGACAGGGGTCAGGGCTTTTGGGAGGAATGGGGTTTCATGGGGTGTGAGAGATGTAAAAGAGGGTGGGATCGGAGTACAAGAGCCTTAAGGTGCGTGTACACTCCTGGAAGCCACCACTGCTGGCAACAGGCGCTCTCTCTGGACCAGGTGTCACTCCCAGTCTCTTTATTTCCCTGGAGGGAGGGATCTTTGCTAAATGGGAAGGGGGAGGAACAGCAGAAAAGGCCATGTT is part of the Rattus norvegicus strain BN/NHsdMcwi chromosome 1, GRCr8, whole genome shotgun sequence genome and harbors:
- the Fzd4 gene encoding frizzled-4 precursor, whose amino-acid sequence is MAWQGTGPSVRGMPGGVRLRLGLLLLQLLLLQRPALGFGDEEERRCDPIRIAMCQNLGYNVTKMPNLVGHELQTDAELQLTTFTPLIQYGCSSQLQFFLCSVYVPMCTEKINIPIGPCGGMCLSVKRRCEPVLKEFGFAWPDSLNCSKFPPQNDHNHMCMEGPGDEEVPLPHKTPIQPGEECHSVGTNSDQYIWVKRSLNCVLKCGYDAGLYSRSAKEFTDIWMAVWASLCFISTTFTVLTFLIDSSRFSYPERPIIFLSMCYNIYSIAYIVRLTVGRERISCDFEEAAEPVLIQEGLKNTGCAIIFLLMYFFGMASSIWWVILTLTWFLAAGLKWGHEAIEMHSSYFHIAAWAIPAVKTIVILIMRLVDADELTGLCYVGNQSLDALTGFVVAPLFTYLVIGTLFIAAGLVALFKIRSNLQKDGTKTDKLERLMVKIGVFSVLYTVPATCVIACYFYEISNWALFRYSADDSNMAVEMLKIFMSLLVGITSGMWIWSAKTLHTWQKCSNRLVNSGKVKREKRGNGWVKPGKGNETVV